Within Corynebacterium jeddahense, the genomic segment GGACTGCGACATGTTGACATCGTCGTTCGGGTTGATGACGTCGTACTCACCCTTCTCCCTGCCGAGGTGCTCGAGCGCCAGGTTGGCCACGACCTCGTTGGTGTTCATGTTCACCGAGGTGCCGGCGCCACCCTGGAAGACGTCGGTCGGCCACTGATCCATGCAGCGGCCCTCGTCGAGGATCTGGTCGCAGGCCCACACGATCGCCTCGGCCTTGTCGCGCGGCAGGACGTGGAGGCGGCGGTTCGCCAGCGCGGTGGCCTTTTTCACCTGCACCATGCCGCGAATGAACGCCGGGAAGTCGTTGATGGTGCTCTGGGAGATCTGGAAGTTGTCCACCGCACGCAGTGCGTGGATGCCGTAGTAGACGTCGGCGGGGACCTCGGCGGTGCCGAGCAAATCTTCTTCAGTACGAGTTGTCATGGCGCCAACTATACGCAGGTAGCGGCACTATTCCACGGGCCGCAAAGGTGTCATCTTCCGGCCGCGAACCGCCACGCACGCGACCTGCGCGTGCACCTCTATCGAAATAGAGGAAGCCGAAGAGTCCCACGCAGAGGCGGCCCGGCGGTTCCCCCCGTTCGGGCCTAGCGGGCGGCGGAAAACCACATGTCCACGTCCGCGGCGGACGCGCCAACGAACACGCGGGGGTCGAACGGCGTCACACCCGCCGGCACCCGCTCCGCGAGCCCGAGCACGACGCACCCCGCATCCGCAGCGGCGGACATGCCGCTCCACGAATCCTCGAATACGAGGCAGTCCCGCGGCTCGGCGCCGACGCGCCGCGCGGCCTCGAGGTACATGTCGGCGGCGGGCTTCGGGTGCGCGACCTCGTCGCCGGTGATCGTGTCGGTAAAGTACTCCCGGCCGATCGCGTCGATGCACGGGTCGGCGAGCTCGCGCTCCGTGTTCGTGGTCACGAGCATCGGCGTGCCGCGCTGCGCCAGCGAGGCCAGGATGTCGGCGACCCCGGGGTTGCACTCGATGCCCTCGGCGAATAGCTCACCCATGCGGGCATACATCCAGGTGCGGTAGTGCTCGAGGTCGCCGTCGACAAGCGAATAGCCCGCCCACTTGGCGACGATGCCGAGCGTGTTGGCGAAGCTGCCGCCGACCGTCTTCGCGCGCACCTCGGGCGTGAGCGGGCGGCCGAGCAGCTCGCCGAGCTCGTAGGTGGCGATGCCCCACAGCGGCTCGGTGTCGATGAGGGTGCCGTCCATGTCCCAGAAGACGGCGGCCGGGGATGCTGCCGCGCTACTCAAAATCGGGCAGCTCGTGCAGCGCCTCGTCGGTGGCGCCGGTAGCGGCGCAAGCGCGGAAGACGAGGGTCTCGATGTCGGCCTTCTCCTCCGGCTCGAGCACAGCGGAGGCGTGCTTCTCGTTGAACTCGTCGAGGTTCTCGTAGAAGGGGCCGACCACCTTCACCAGCTGCTCGCCCTCCGGGTCGTCGCCAAGCTGGTCGAGCGCGTCGAGAAACATCTCGAGGATGTGCTTGAGGTCCGGCAGCACGGCAGGGTCGAACGGCTCCTCCCACAGGTCCCGGTCGTCATCTTGGAGGTAGGACCCGGTGGCGAACGTGGTCAGGTCGTCAATGAATTCGTCCACGTCGGGCTGGAATTGGGCCCGGATTGAGGTATCGGCAGCGGCGCTCATGCCATCCATTGTGCTGGAGCGGGGTCAAATGCGCACGCCGAGCAGGCCGTCAACGGCGGTGGCGACGATGCGGTCGTGGTCGCCGGAGGTGGCGTCGAGAAGCGAGAGCGCACGAGGGGTGTCCAGGTCGTCGGCGAGGGCTTCGCGCAGCGTCGCGACGGTCGCGAGCGCCTCGTCCTTGTCCACATCTTTGGCGAGGTTCTCGCGCCAGCGCGCCAGGCGGGCCTCCGCCTCGTCGAGGATGCGGTCGGAGAAGTCACGGTCCGTGCGGTAGTGCCCGGCGAAGACGGCGAGGCGGATCGCCGACGGGTCGTGGCCCGCCTCGGTGAGCTTGTGCACGAAAACGAGGTTGCCGAGGGACTTCGACATCTTCACCCCGTCGAGGGCGATCATGCCCGCGTGGACGTAGTGGCCGGCCATACGGTCGATGCCGTGCGCGGCCTCGGCGTGCGCCGCGGAGAACTCGTGGTGCGGGAACGCGAGGTCGGACCCGCCGCCCTGGATGGCGAAGTGGGCGCCGAGGCGGTTGGTGGCGATGGCGGAGCACTCGACGTGCCAGCCCGGGCGCCCGGCCCCGAACGGCGAGTCCCACGCGGGCTCGCCGTCGCGGTGGCCGCGCCAGACAAGCGCGTCGAGCGGATCGCGCTTGCCCTCGCGCTGCGGGTCCCCGCCTCGCTCGGCGAAGTACTCCTCCATCGTCGCCCGGTCGAGGTTCGACTCGTAGCCGAACTGCTCAGTGGCTTCGATGGAGGCGTAGATGTCCCCGTGGTCGAGCTCGTAGGCCGCGCCGACCTCGAGGAGGCGCTGCACGAGCGCGATGACCTCGTCGACGGACTCCATCGCGCCGACGTAGTCGCGCGGCGGGATGACGGCGAGAACCTCCATGTCGCTGCGGAACAGGTCGATCTGGCTCGTGCCCAGCTCGCGCCAGTCCACCCCGTCGCGCGCGGCCCGCTCGAACAGCGGGTCGTCAACGTCCGTGATGTTCTGCACGTAGTGCACCTTGTGCCCGTTGGCCAGCAACTGGCGCTGCGCGAGGTCGAACGTGAGGTACGTGGCGGCGTGGCCGAGGTGCGTCGAGTCGTACGGCGTGATGCCGCAGACGTACATGCCCACCTCGCCGTTGGCGTCGCCTGTGGTGTCCACCGCTTTCACCCGCTGATCCGCGGTGTCGTAGAGCTTTAGCGGCACCGGGGTGCCGGCGACGGCGGGGACGGACGGGGCGGGCCATGCATGCATGCGCACCACCCTACCGCGGTTACACGGGTGCCATGACGCCGGCGGCGAGCAGCACCATGACGATCACGCCGAGCGGGATGCGGTACGCGGCGAACCAGGCGAACGAGTGGTTGGAAACGAACTTCAGCAGCCACGCGATGGACACGTAACCGAGGGCGAACGCGACGGCCGAGCCGACGAGCAGCTGCGCGCCGCTCGCCGCCTGGCCGGCCTGCGGGTCGAACGCGTCCGGCAGCGAGAAGAGACCCGACGCGAGCACCGCCGGGATGGCGAGCAGGAAGGAAAAGCGCGTGGCCACCTCGCGGTCGACGTTGCGGAACAGCCCGCCGGAGATCGTGCCGCCGGAACGCGACACGCCCGGGATGAGCGCGAGGCACTGCCACAGGCCCATGATGATCGCGTCCGCCATCGTCAGGTCCTCGTAGCCGCGCGTCTTCTTGCCCATCCGCTCGGCGAGGATGAACACGAAGGAAAAGACGATGAGCACCGTCGCCGTGATCCACAGGTTGCGGAAGTTGTCGCGGATGAGGTCCTTGAGCAGCACGCCGGCCAGGCCGACCGGGATCGTGCCGGCGATGACCATCCAGCCCATGCGGTAGTCGAACCCCCGCTTCGATGCGTCCGCCAGCCCCGCGAACCAGGCGGTGAGGATGCGCCAGATGTCTTTGGCGAAGTACACGAGCACCGCCAGCTCGGTGCCCAGCTGGATGACGGCCGTGAAGCTCGCGCCGGCGTCCTCCCCCCAGAACAGCTGCGAGACGATGCGCAGGTGCCCCGAGGAGGAGACGGGCAGGAACTCGGTGAGGCCCTGCACGATCGACAGGACGATCACCTGGAGCCAGGACATAGTGTCGGCGGCGTTTGTCATGGCGTCAGAGACTACCCCGCGGGTGGCGCACGACCTATGAGCGCCTCGTGCGCGTTGCTAGAATTTTCGCCTGTGAAGTTCCACCGCCCGTTGCACTCCCCCTCCCGCACCCGCGTATCGACGACCTCCGGCACCGCCCGCGCTCTGCCCGCCCTCGCCGTGGTGCCCGTCCTAGCCGCGGCGGTGCTCGCGGGCTGCGGCGCCTCCCCCGAGGCGAAGATCGAGGAGGCCGGCGGCGAGGCGGCCGCGAACATGGGCAGCGCCGAGCCCGCGCACTCCCCGGCGGCGGCGCACCCGGCGGGCGAGGTCGTCGACTTCGAGGCCGTGCGCGAC encodes:
- a CDS encoding HAD family hydrolase, with product MDGTLIDTEPLWGIATYELGELLGRPLTPEVRAKTVGGSFANTLGIVAKWAGYSLVDGDLEHYRTWMYARMGELFAEGIECNPGVADILASLAQRGTPMLVTTNTERELADPCIDAIGREYFTDTITGDEVAHPKPAADMYLEAARRVGAEPRDCLVFEDSWSGMSAAADAGCVVLGLAERVPAGVTPFDPRVFVGASAADVDMWFSAAR
- the mshC gene encoding cysteine--1-D-myo-inosityl 2-amino-2-deoxy-alpha-D-glucopyranoside ligase: MHAWPAPSVPAVAGTPVPLKLYDTADQRVKAVDTTGDANGEVGMYVCGITPYDSTHLGHAATYLTFDLAQRQLLANGHKVHYVQNITDVDDPLFERAARDGVDWRELGTSQIDLFRSDMEVLAVIPPRDYVGAMESVDEVIALVQRLLEVGAAYELDHGDIYASIEATEQFGYESNLDRATMEEYFAERGGDPQREGKRDPLDALVWRGHRDGEPAWDSPFGAGRPGWHVECSAIATNRLGAHFAIQGGGSDLAFPHHEFSAAHAEAAHGIDRMAGHYVHAGMIALDGVKMSKSLGNLVFVHKLTEAGHDPSAIRLAVFAGHYRTDRDFSDRILDEAEARLARWRENLAKDVDKDEALATVATLREALADDLDTPRALSLLDATSGDHDRIVATAVDGLLGVRI
- a CDS encoding undecaprenyl-diphosphate phosphatase, which produces MTNAADTMSWLQVIVLSIVQGLTEFLPVSSSGHLRIVSQLFWGEDAGASFTAVIQLGTELAVLVYFAKDIWRILTAWFAGLADASKRGFDYRMGWMVIAGTIPVGLAGVLLKDLIRDNFRNLWITATVLIVFSFVFILAERMGKKTRGYEDLTMADAIIMGLWQCLALIPGVSRSGGTISGGLFRNVDREVATRFSFLLAIPAVLASGLFSLPDAFDPQAGQAASGAQLLVGSAVAFALGYVSIAWLLKFVSNHSFAWFAAYRIPLGVIVMVLLAAGVMAPV